In a single window of the Scyliorhinus canicula chromosome 1, sScyCan1.1, whole genome shotgun sequence genome:
- the LOC119965812 gene encoding zinc finger CCCH domain-containing protein 13-like, translated as MGAGTGTEQEWNRSRNRNGAGTGTGTGNGTGTGKNRSGTGANRSRNRNGNGNRSGNRSGNRAGTGTGTGAGTGMGTGTGTGAGMGAETGAGTGAGTGLEQERNRSGNGNRSGNRSGNRSRNRNWNRSRNRAGTEQEREQEQEQEQEREREWEREQEREQEQEREWEREQEREQEQNRSGTGAEQERTGAGTGRNVNRSGTGAGTGTGTGAEQEREREQEREQEREQEQEQELEQEQEQEWEQEQEREQERKQEREQEQEQELEQERDEREREQERNRSGNRIRNRNWNRSRNRSRNEQEREREQEREQSRNRSRNRSGTGTGTGTGTGTGTGAGTGPSLKNYFRMWKREKAASRLKQNNQKVVQCQKNPKLQKWRQGIQVSR; from the coding sequence ATGGGAGCGGGAACAGGAACGGAACAGGAGTGgaacaggagcaggaacaggaatggAGCGGGAACAGGAACGGGAACAGGAAATGGAACGGGAACAGGAAAGAACAGGAGCGGAACAGGAGCgaacaggagcaggaacaggaacGGGAACGGGAACAGGAGCGGGAACAGGAGCGGGAACAGAGCAGGAACAGGAACTGgaacaggagcaggaacaggaatggGAACAGGAACGGGAACGGGAGCAGGAATGGGAGCGGAAACAGGAGCGGgaacaggagcaggaacaggacTGGAACAGGAGCGGAACAGGAGCGGGAACGGGAACAGGAGCGGGAACAGGAGCGGgaacaggagcaggaacaggaactggaacaggagcaggaacaggGCAGGAACGGAACAGGAGCGGgaacaggagcaggaacaggagcaggaacgGGAACGGGAATGGGAGCGGGAACAGGAACGGGAACAGGAACAGGAACGGGAATGGGAGCGGGAACAGGAACGGGAACAGGAACAGAACAGGAGCGGAACAGGAGCGGAACAGGAGCGGACAGGAGCAGGAACGGGCAGGAACGTGAATAGGAGCGGAACAGGAGCGGGAACAGGAACTGGAACAGGAGCAGAACAGGAACGGGAACGGGAACAGGAGCGGGAACAGGAGCGGgaacaggagcaggaacaggaactggaacaggagcaggaacaggaatggGAACAGGAACAGGAGCGGGAACAGGAGCGGAAACAGGAGCGGgaacaggagcaggaacaggaactGGAACAGGAGCGGGACGAGCGGGAACGGGAACAGGAGCGGAACAGGAGCGGGAACAGGATCAGGAACAGGAACTGgaacaggagcaggaacaggagcaggaacgAGCAGGAACGGGAACGGGAACAGGAGCGGGAACAgagcaggaacaggagcaggaacaggagcGGAACGGGAACAGGAACGGGAACGGGAACAGGAACGGgaacaggagcaggaacaggcccttccctGAAAAACTATTTTAGAATGTGGAAAAGGGAAAA